A genomic window from Candidatus Bathyanammoxibius amoris includes:
- a CDS encoding class I SAM-dependent methyltransferase, whose product MRRLDLGCGSNKKDDYIGIDVHRYPDVDVVRDVDSHGLPFDDSSVDEIRASHFLEHCRNLIFVMNEVHRVLKTGGRLTAVVPIVEAGTGAFRDPTHVRYFNKDSFIYFTEHPWVYDGLNIRPFRLIDQVVGQDDMTVVLEKPEVRK is encoded by the coding sequence GTGAGGAGACTGGACCTTGGCTGTGGTTCCAACAAGAAAGATGACTACATCGGGATAGACGTACACCGATATCCCGATGTGGACGTCGTGAGGGACGTTGACAGCCACGGACTTCCATTTGACGATAGCTCCGTGGATGAGATTAGGGCCTCTCATTTCCTGGAGCACTGCCGGAACCTCATCTTCGTGATGAACGAGGTGCACCGGGTTTTAAAAACCGGGGGCCGTCTGACGGCGGTTGTACCCATTGTAGAGGCTGGCACGGGTGCCTTCCGCGACCCAACTCATGTGAGGTATTTTAACAAGGACAGTTTTATCTACTTTACCGAACACCCCTGGGTGTATGACGGACTGAACATAAGGCCCTTCAGACTGATAGACCAGGTGGTAGGACAGGACGACATGACTGTGGTGCTTGAGAAACCGGAGGTGAGAAAATGA